In Salisediminibacterium beveridgei, one DNA window encodes the following:
- the dsrO gene encoding sulfate reduction electron transfer complex DsrMKJOP subunit DsrO — translation MNQEVSRRSFLKRSATLVSGVTLLSSGAFAMGNMAGATEETGRNVRYGMVIDNIKCIACGQCQAGCKERHGLPEDEDYIKLYKDFETGNAPNIKIENFTAQCNHCDNAPCARICPTQATYLNEDGIMIMDHDKCIGCKGCVAACPYNARIWSEAKQTPEKCNFCDGYVQAGEQPACVEACPVDARHFGDLNDPESEVSQMVAERRLNTLRADLGTNPKIYYVRQQ, via the coding sequence ATGAATCAGGAAGTATCAAGACGCTCATTTTTGAAACGGTCAGCCACCCTCGTGTCCGGTGTTACACTCTTATCAAGCGGTGCTTTCGCAATGGGAAATATGGCCGGTGCAACGGAAGAAACCGGACGAAACGTCCGCTACGGTATGGTTATCGACAACATTAAATGTATCGCCTGTGGTCAGTGCCAGGCCGGTTGTAAGGAACGTCACGGATTGCCGGAGGATGAAGATTACATCAAACTGTACAAGGATTTCGAGACTGGCAATGCACCAAATATCAAGATTGAGAATTTCACCGCTCAGTGCAATCACTGTGACAACGCACCCTGTGCACGGATCTGTCCGACGCAAGCCACGTACCTGAACGAAGACGGTATCATGATCATGGATCACGATAAATGCATCGGCTGTAAAGGCTGTGTAGCAGCGTGTCCTTACAATGCCCGTATCTGGAGCGAAGCCAAACAAACACCTGAGAAGTGTAACTTCTGTGACGGTTACGTACAAGCTGGCGAACAGCCCGCCTGCGTGGAAGCCTGTCCGGTGGATGCACGACACTTCGGTGATCTGAATGATCCGGAAAGCGAAGTTTCCCAAATGGTTGCAGAACGTCGTTTGAATACACTGCGTGCCGATCTCGGTACGAATCCAAAAATCTACTATGTGAGACAACAGTAA
- a CDS encoding FAD:protein FMN transferase, translating to MKKIMAGFTAFVITAGCSAGASESYDDYERHSEHLFDYFDTVVQVIGYTESAEDFYEYVDHVEERYRYFHKLFDYYNEYDDFTNVSTINANAGIEPVTVDDELFEIIAFSKEWHEQTEGKMNIAVGSLVELWTDVMNEAKENPDNVSLPDSAMIEQAQAHTSMDQIILDEEASTVYLEDEQMSLDLGAIAKGFAADIVGTELIEMGFESGVIMSGGNWQILGPPMEENRDYWIVGVQDPDQPHMASEDAVLERIQLQDQSIDTSGDYERYVMIDDKRIHHIIDVETGMPAEHHRGISVVADSAVVTEYLTTELFLLPFEDGLSLVESLENVEALWVGDNKDIRKSSGMEDIIQ from the coding sequence ATGAAGAAAATAATGGCAGGCTTCACCGCATTCGTTATCACTGCCGGCTGCAGCGCCGGGGCAAGTGAATCCTATGACGATTATGAACGTCATTCAGAGCACCTGTTTGATTACTTTGATACGGTGGTGCAGGTGATTGGTTATACTGAATCCGCTGAAGACTTTTATGAATATGTGGATCACGTTGAAGAACGGTACCGTTACTTCCATAAACTGTTCGACTATTACAATGAATACGATGACTTTACCAATGTCTCCACCATAAATGCAAATGCCGGGATTGAACCCGTGACCGTCGACGATGAACTGTTCGAAATTATCGCATTCTCAAAGGAATGGCATGAACAGACGGAAGGGAAGATGAATATTGCCGTCGGCAGTCTCGTTGAACTTTGGACAGACGTTATGAACGAGGCGAAGGAAAATCCTGACAATGTATCTTTACCCGACTCGGCCATGATCGAACAGGCACAGGCACATACATCGATGGATCAGATCATTCTGGATGAAGAAGCCTCCACCGTTTACCTCGAGGATGAGCAGATGAGCCTCGATCTCGGAGCCATCGCCAAAGGTTTTGCCGCAGACATTGTCGGTACCGAACTGATTGAGATGGGCTTTGAATCCGGTGTCATTATGTCCGGTGGCAACTGGCAGATACTTGGCCCTCCGATGGAAGAAAACAGGGATTATTGGATCGTAGGGGTACAGGATCCTGATCAGCCCCACATGGCTTCTGAAGATGCGGTTCTTGAACGCATTCAACTTCAGGATCAGTCGATCGATACAAGCGGCGATTATGAACGTTATGTAATGATTGACGACAAAAGAATTCATCATATCATTGATGTAGAAACCGGTATGCCCGCAGAACACCATCGCGGCATATCAGTTGTTGCAGACAGCGCGGTCGTTACAGAATACCTCACTACCGAATTGTTTCTTCTCCCCTTTGAAGACGGCTTGTCCCTTGTGGAGAGTCTCGAAAATGTGGAAGCCCTATGGGTCGGAGATAATAAAGATATCCGCAAGAGTTCAGGTATGGAAGATATAATTCAGTAA
- the nadA gene encoding quinolinate synthase NadA: MTLDWLTETKSGIPAWYKEQSDTALSERIHQVKKQMGQDLFIPGHHYQRDEVIQFADATGDSLQLARLSADQHARFIVFCGVHFMAETADILTSDETEVILPDLRAGCSMADMATSEQLQRGWHKLLPLLGDAPLPITYVNSSAAVKAFVGQHGGMTVTSSNAAKVMDQARRTGKRILFLPDQHLGRNTGYDLGVPLQHMGVWDPVADELQAETDPQILEVVLWKGHCSVHENFRMDHVDAFRKEEPDRQIIVHPECTWEVTQAADLNGSTRKIIETIENSPAGSRWAIGTEMNLVNRLIQENSHLDIVSLNPDFCPCLTMNRIDLPHLAWVLDELASGTVHNRIKVTGDTQRHSRLAIERMLAL; encoded by the coding sequence ATGACACTCGACTGGCTCACTGAAACCAAAAGCGGTATTCCTGCCTGGTACAAGGAACAATCGGATACCGCACTTTCAGAACGGATTCATCAGGTTAAAAAACAGATGGGGCAGGATCTGTTCATCCCTGGTCACCACTATCAGCGCGATGAGGTCATTCAGTTCGCGGATGCCACCGGCGATTCCCTTCAACTGGCCAGACTGTCGGCAGATCAGCATGCTCGCTTCATCGTTTTTTGCGGCGTGCACTTCATGGCGGAAACCGCGGATATACTCACATCCGATGAGACCGAGGTCATTCTTCCCGACTTAAGAGCCGGCTGCTCCATGGCTGATATGGCCACCAGTGAACAACTGCAGCGCGGCTGGCACAAGCTTCTGCCGCTTTTAGGCGATGCGCCTCTGCCCATCACATATGTCAATTCCTCTGCCGCAGTCAAAGCGTTTGTCGGGCAACACGGGGGGATGACGGTGACTTCTTCCAACGCCGCTAAGGTCATGGATCAAGCCCGCCGGACGGGCAAACGGATTTTATTTCTCCCGGATCAGCATTTGGGCCGTAACACCGGTTACGATTTGGGCGTTCCCCTTCAGCACATGGGTGTATGGGATCCTGTTGCAGATGAACTGCAGGCAGAAACTGATCCACAGATATTGGAAGTCGTTCTTTGGAAAGGGCACTGTTCGGTACATGAAAATTTCCGTATGGATCATGTCGATGCCTTTCGTAAAGAGGAACCCGACCGTCAGATCATTGTTCATCCCGAATGCACGTGGGAGGTGACGCAGGCTGCGGACCTCAATGGCTCCACCCGGAAGATCATCGAAACCATTGAAAACAGTCCTGCAGGAAGCAGGTGGGCCATCGGAACGGAAATGAATCTGGTGAACCGGCTCATTCAGGAAAACTCACATCTCGATATCGTTTCACTGAACCCTGACTTTTGTCCGTGTCTCACGATGAACCGGATTGATCTTCCCCATCTGGCCTGGGTGCTGGACGAACTGGCATCCGGGACGGTTCATAACCGGATCAAGGTGACCGGTGACACCCAAAGGCATTCCCGGTTAGCCATCGAGCGCATGCTGGCGTTGTAA
- a CDS encoding Zn-dependent hydrolase encodes MSEEVSNLQTTAGINQQRLWGHLMKLREIGAGEHESEGITRLSFTPPEIEAKKYIIRLMEEVGLDVKMDAVGNVLGRLEGTNPELPVIMTGSHVDTVIQGGPFDGSLGVLGAIEAVRTMIEHSEQPKRTIEVVSFSDEEGTRFGAGYLGSKALTGQLKPGFLQLTDKEGFTYKEALLSAGFDPGRYIEAARSQEEIEAFVEMHIEQGRVLEEADVPVGIVTSIQGPLWLKVKIQGAADHAGATPMAIRKDASLAMAETMLAVERVAVTYEGVGTVGKLNVTPGGVNIIPGEAEFTIDLRHGSEEARSSMLRDLYAAFHSIESARGVSFVSEITKEEAPAVCSSEIQTVLDEAADECGIGSTPMPCGAGHDALIMSTVSKMGMILVRSENGISHNPKEWTTAEDCATGTNLLLRTLQKLAHGEMERDV; translated from the coding sequence ATGAGTGAAGAGGTGAGTAATTTGCAGACAACGGCAGGTATAAATCAGCAGCGGCTTTGGGGTCATCTGATGAAGTTGCGTGAAATTGGAGCAGGTGAGCATGAATCTGAGGGCATAACCCGGTTATCTTTTACACCGCCTGAGATTGAAGCGAAAAAGTATATTATCCGTCTCATGGAAGAAGTGGGGCTCGACGTAAAGATGGATGCAGTCGGGAATGTTCTTGGCCGGTTAGAAGGGACAAATCCTGAACTTCCGGTAATTATGACAGGGTCTCATGTGGATACCGTCATTCAGGGAGGGCCCTTCGATGGATCACTTGGCGTCCTTGGAGCCATTGAAGCTGTGAGAACCATGATAGAACATAGCGAACAGCCAAAACGGACCATTGAAGTCGTCAGTTTCTCTGACGAAGAAGGGACCCGTTTCGGTGCAGGCTATTTGGGCAGTAAAGCTTTGACAGGACAGCTGAAACCGGGATTCCTGCAATTGACGGATAAAGAGGGCTTTACGTATAAAGAGGCCCTTTTGTCGGCAGGGTTTGATCCTGGGCGTTATATCGAAGCAGCCCGAAGCCAGGAAGAGATCGAAGCCTTTGTGGAAATGCATATTGAACAAGGAAGAGTACTTGAAGAAGCCGATGTGCCTGTCGGGATCGTCACTTCGATTCAGGGACCCCTTTGGCTGAAAGTCAAGATTCAAGGTGCGGCAGATCACGCGGGAGCAACGCCGATGGCGATCCGAAAAGATGCATCTCTGGCCATGGCAGAAACGATGCTCGCTGTGGAACGGGTTGCAGTAACGTATGAAGGCGTGGGAACCGTCGGGAAATTGAATGTGACACCCGGGGGCGTAAATATCATTCCAGGTGAGGCTGAATTTACAATTGACCTTCGTCACGGCAGTGAAGAAGCAAGAAGCAGCATGCTTCGTGATCTCTATGCAGCGTTCCATTCAATCGAATCAGCACGGGGTGTCAGCTTCGTCAGTGAAATCACAAAAGAAGAAGCGCCCGCTGTCTGTTCTTCCGAAATTCAAACGGTTTTAGATGAAGCTGCGGATGAATGTGGAATCGGATCTACTCCAATGCCTTGCGGGGCAGGGCATGATGCATTGATCATGTCCACCGTCTCGAAAATGGGCATGATCCTCGTCCGTTCGGAAAATGGGATCAGCCATAATCCAAAGGAATGGACGACAGCAGAGGATTGCGCCACTGGAACCAACTTACTTCTGCGTACGTTGCAGAAATTGGCACACGGAGAAATGGAGCGTGATGTATGA
- the nadC gene encoding carboxylating nicotinate-nucleotide diphosphorylase → MNPLLLEEQLRQFYTEDLGFGDVTTRAIFKETDLANGSVYSKANGVFCGTAVVRACYRLFDPAIHPVFYKHDGDTIRPGEEIFRTEGHISDLLAAERVMLNILQHLSGIATRTRRMVRILEGTGVEIADTRKTTPGLRMLEKYAVKTGGGNNHRLRLDDAAMIKDTHVAAAGSITRAVEFVKQATGHMTRIEVEVESFAQFLEAIHANADVIMIDNTPPDIAKSWLQSKPENITIEYSGNVTEDTLSAIAKSGVDVISAGCLTHTVTPVDMSFTLQEQKEDV, encoded by the coding sequence ATGAATCCGTTGTTACTTGAAGAGCAATTGCGCCAATTTTACACCGAGGATCTAGGTTTCGGTGACGTCACCACCCGGGCGATTTTCAAAGAAACTGATTTGGCAAACGGATCAGTTTATTCAAAAGCGAACGGTGTTTTTTGCGGAACGGCGGTTGTCAGGGCCTGTTATCGCCTCTTTGATCCGGCGATTCATCCCGTCTTTTATAAACATGACGGGGATACAATTCGACCGGGAGAAGAGATTTTCCGCACAGAGGGCCACATCTCTGATCTTCTTGCCGCTGAACGGGTCATGCTGAATATCCTTCAGCACCTTTCGGGTATCGCCACTCGGACCCGCAGGATGGTCCGGATTCTCGAAGGAACCGGCGTGGAGATTGCCGACACCAGGAAAACCACCCCGGGACTTCGAATGCTTGAGAAATATGCCGTCAAAACCGGCGGTGGTAATAATCACCGCCTGCGTCTGGACGACGCTGCCATGATCAAAGATACCCATGTCGCAGCTGCCGGCAGTATCACCCGTGCGGTTGAATTTGTGAAACAGGCTACAGGTCATATGACCAGAATCGAAGTGGAAGTCGAATCATTTGCTCAGTTTCTCGAGGCCATTCATGCAAACGCGGACGTGATTATGATTGACAATACACCGCCAGACATCGCCAAATCATGGCTGCAATCAAAACCGGAAAACATCACCATTGAGTATTCCGGGAATGTCACCGAAGACACCTTATCGGCGATAGCGAAGTCCGGTGTGGATGTGATTTCTGCGGGCTGTCTGACGCACACTGTGACACCGGTGGATATGAGCTTCACACTGCAAGAACAAAAGGAGGATGTTTGA
- a CDS encoding Gx transporter family protein yields the protein MPSVYQPEPSSPSDNQEGKTIPALDRPMGKHKRNAIIVILVTNAILISLLEFFVFIPLPIPGIKLGLANIITLLAIASLSFRHVVSIVVIRCLVVAVLTRGILTLAFSLTGGIISALLMAVMYKKFSNLFSIKGISIAGALVHNSAQITVAAFILGEVVIFYYLPILLVSAVITGYITGSIGERVIYEMEKKGVLANR from the coding sequence ATGCCGTCTGTTTACCAGCCCGAACCGTCGTCTCCGTCGGATAATCAAGAGGGAAAGACCATCCCGGCATTGGACCGGCCGATGGGCAAACATAAACGAAATGCAATCATTGTCATTCTTGTGACCAATGCCATACTGATTTCCCTGCTCGAGTTCTTTGTGTTTATTCCATTACCGATTCCAGGGATCAAACTGGGGCTTGCGAATATCATTACACTGCTCGCCATCGCGTCGCTGAGTTTTCGACACGTCGTTTCAATCGTTGTCATCCGGTGCCTTGTTGTAGCTGTTTTGACCCGGGGTATTCTTACTCTGGCCTTCAGCCTGACAGGCGGGATTATAAGTGCTCTACTCATGGCCGTCATGTATAAAAAGTTCTCGAATCTGTTCAGTATTAAAGGAATCAGCATAGCCGGAGCATTGGTGCATAACTCCGCACAAATTACCGTGGCAGCGTTTATTCTCGGCGAGGTTGTCATTTTCTATTACCTGCCAATTCTGCTCGTTTCTGCTGTCATTACAGGTTATATCACAGGTAGCATTGGAGAGAGGGTTATTTATGAAATGGAGAAAAAAGGGGTTCTGGCCAATCGATAG
- a CDS encoding glycosyltransferase, with protein sequence MIYLAIVTLIIWAGILIDTLVGFRKFPKLEEYRNARSFDEDEPLVSVIIAARDEGSGVLDSIASQLKQSYRNIEWILVNDRSSDDTGSCFDQLAEQDPRVRAVHLTDLPAGWLGKNHALHRGVQKASGDYLVFADADVYFKPHTVSGAMAYMADTDAAHVTMTPEMTVKTFWTQAFVHFFLFGFSYYKRPWKANDDNSKHALGIGAFNLIRRDAYDTIGTHEAIRMRPDDDLMLGLKVKEAGLRQRVIEGTGGLAVEWYPSLKEAVKGLEKNTFAGLHYSWFMVLFALAGVFISQVFPFIALFITTGVTQGLYSAVIVILLVIYVRTAFHPWPKVLKTFLVFPFSAVLFMFTILRSVLLTVIRGGIVWRGTFYPLKELKKQQKE encoded by the coding sequence ATGATTTACTTGGCGATAGTGACGCTCATCATTTGGGCGGGGATCTTAATCGATACACTGGTGGGCTTTCGGAAGTTTCCTAAGCTTGAAGAATACCGCAATGCCCGTTCATTCGATGAGGATGAACCCTTGGTCTCCGTCATCATTGCCGCGCGGGATGAAGGGAGCGGTGTGCTTGACAGCATCGCCAGTCAATTGAAGCAGTCTTATCGTAACATCGAATGGATTCTCGTCAATGACCGCTCCTCAGACGACACGGGCAGCTGCTTTGATCAGCTGGCAGAACAGGATCCGCGGGTGAGAGCGGTTCATTTAACCGACTTGCCGGCTGGCTGGCTCGGTAAAAATCATGCCCTTCACCGGGGCGTCCAGAAGGCAAGTGGGGATTATCTGGTGTTTGCGGATGCGGATGTTTATTTCAAACCGCATACGGTAAGCGGAGCCATGGCATATATGGCAGATACCGATGCAGCCCATGTGACAATGACGCCGGAGATGACGGTGAAGACGTTCTGGACACAGGCCTTTGTTCATTTCTTTTTATTTGGTTTCTCCTATTATAAGCGGCCCTGGAAAGCGAATGATGACAACAGTAAACATGCGCTGGGGATCGGGGCCTTTAACCTGATCCGGCGTGATGCCTATGACACCATCGGTACCCATGAAGCCATCCGTATGCGTCCGGATGATGACCTGATGCTTGGTCTGAAAGTGAAAGAAGCGGGGCTTCGTCAACGGGTGATTGAAGGAACGGGCGGATTGGCCGTGGAATGGTATCCTTCATTGAAAGAGGCGGTTAAAGGGTTGGAGAAAAACACGTTTGCGGGTTTGCACTATTCCTGGTTCATGGTGCTGTTTGCGCTGGCTGGAGTGTTTATCTCACAAGTGTTTCCGTTTATCGCACTGTTCATCACGACGGGAGTGACCCAGGGGCTCTATAGTGCTGTGATTGTGATTCTCCTCGTGATTTATGTGCGAACGGCCTTTCATCCCTGGCCAAAAGTACTCAAAACGTTTTTGGTTTTTCCATTCAGTGCCGTGCTCTTCATGTTCACAATCCTCCGCTCGGTGCTTTTGACAGTAATCCGTGGCGGCATCGTATGGCGGGGGACGTTTTATCCGTTAAAAGAATTGAAAAAACAGCAGAAGGAATAA
- a CDS encoding pyridoxal-phosphate-dependent aminotransferase family protein, whose amino-acid sequence MMEKPLTIPPRTIMTPGPVEAEPSVLRAMSSSVLGQFDPDFTAIMNDVMTMLREVLQTENHWAFPVDGTSRAGIEAMLGSIIEDGDKVLVPGFGRFGYLLKEICERVGGDVKLITCDWGEVFEEDEVTQVIRDWKPKVVAMVHGDTSTGRVHPLKAIGHACRENDALFIVDAVATVAGMDVLPDEWYIDGLITGTQKCLSIPSGLAPLTYNHRIEAVLQERKSVEEGIASSEDPRGMDRRVRSNYLDLSQLQDYWSPKRLNHHTEATSMIYGLYEGLRVILEETLPARFARHKENEAALVAGIEGMGLELFGDPAAKLTTVTCVKIPPGVDGDAVRKQLLDDFGIEIASSFGPLHGKIWRIGTMGYSCQKRNVLAVLNALESVLIWQGVTVTRGNGVQAALSVYQNQSKTAAKSLLSS is encoded by the coding sequence ATGATGGAGAAACCCTTAACGATTCCACCGAGAACGATCATGACACCGGGTCCTGTGGAAGCAGAACCGAGCGTATTGCGGGCGATGTCTTCCTCAGTCCTCGGACAGTTTGATCCGGATTTCACTGCGATCATGAATGATGTCATGACAATGCTCAGAGAAGTCCTGCAGACTGAAAATCACTGGGCCTTCCCAGTCGACGGGACATCGAGAGCAGGTATCGAAGCGATGCTGGGGAGTATCATTGAAGACGGTGATAAAGTACTCGTTCCCGGTTTCGGCCGATTTGGATATTTATTAAAAGAAATATGTGAGCGTGTCGGGGGCGATGTAAAATTGATCACCTGCGACTGGGGCGAAGTATTTGAGGAGGATGAAGTCACCCAGGTCATCCGCGATTGGAAACCCAAGGTGGTCGCCATGGTCCACGGTGATACATCCACAGGACGGGTGCATCCGTTAAAAGCGATCGGCCATGCCTGCAGGGAAAACGATGCGCTGTTCATCGTCGATGCAGTGGCGACTGTTGCCGGTATGGATGTGCTGCCAGATGAGTGGTATATTGATGGCCTGATTACGGGGACGCAGAAATGCCTGTCGATTCCTTCAGGTCTAGCTCCGTTAACGTATAACCACCGGATTGAAGCGGTCCTGCAGGAACGGAAATCGGTGGAAGAAGGCATCGCATCCTCAGAGGATCCGAGAGGGATGGACCGGCGGGTGCGCAGCAATTATCTGGATCTCAGTCAGCTGCAGGATTACTGGTCTCCAAAACGCTTGAATCATCATACCGAAGCGACGTCGATGATTTACGGATTATATGAAGGTCTTCGGGTCATTCTTGAAGAAACACTCCCTGCGAGATTTGCCCGTCACAAAGAAAACGAAGCAGCACTCGTGGCAGGCATTGAAGGAATGGGGCTTGAACTGTTTGGAGACCCGGCAGCAAAACTGACTACCGTCACGTGTGTGAAGATACCGCCGGGTGTGGACGGTGATGCGGTTCGTAAGCAATTGCTCGATGATTTCGGGATTGAGATTGCCAGCTCATTCGGACCACTGCACGGAAAAATCTGGCGAATCGGCACCATGGGTTACAGCTGTCAAAAGCGGAATGTGTTAGCTGTCCTGAATGCGCTGGAAAGTGTCCTGATCTGGCAAGGCGTAACCGTGACCCGGGGGAATGGGGTTCAGGCTGCACTGAGTGTGTACCAAAACCAGTCAAAAACAGCAGCAAAATCACTGTTGTCATCATGA
- the aroQ gene encoding type II 3-dehydroquinate dehydratase — protein sequence MKRLVVLHGVNLNMFGKRNPDVYGTVTLAEIDEQLKAFGQELQTEVETFQTNHEGEMVERIHQAFEDKVEGVLINAGAWTHYSYAIRDALDILEVPVIEVHMSNIHARDAFRHHSVIAEIAKGQIAGFGVDSYLLGLQALHRELEQKGES from the coding sequence ATGAAACGACTGGTGGTATTACATGGCGTAAATTTAAATATGTTCGGAAAACGAAACCCCGATGTTTACGGCACAGTGACCTTGGCTGAAATTGACGAGCAGCTGAAGGCGTTCGGACAGGAATTACAAACCGAGGTGGAAACGTTCCAGACCAATCATGAAGGAGAGATGGTGGAGCGAATTCACCAGGCCTTTGAGGACAAAGTGGAGGGTGTGTTGATCAACGCCGGAGCATGGACCCACTACAGCTATGCGATCCGCGATGCATTGGATATCCTCGAGGTTCCCGTCATTGAAGTGCATATGTCGAACATTCATGCCAGGGATGCATTCCGCCATCATTCTGTCATCGCAGAGATTGCGAAGGGACAGATTGCAGGATTTGGTGTGGATAGTTATTTACTCGGTTTACAAGCGTTGCACCGGGAGCTGGAGCAGAAGGGGGAGTCTTAG
- a CDS encoding shikimate kinase, which yields MKVDHESLGRTLVFIGFMGVGKTTVGELVADRLDVPFKDSDEEIVKAFDEMTIPEIFHTYGEQAFRNKEKETILQLIDAEKQVLSLGGGAFMQEAVRQKCLEEAVVIFLDMTFAAWKERFPELISSRPLLQTKSMAEIETLFAERRSLYDAHHIRVLTDEITPEEAAEQIFQSLEKLDR from the coding sequence ATGAAAGTCGATCATGAATCACTGGGCCGGACGCTGGTCTTCATCGGATTTATGGGTGTCGGCAAAACAACTGTCGGAGAGCTGGTTGCTGACAGGCTGGATGTTCCTTTTAAGGATTCAGATGAAGAAATCGTGAAAGCATTTGATGAGATGACAATTCCGGAGATTTTTCATACATACGGGGAACAGGCTTTTCGCAACAAGGAAAAAGAAACGATCCTGCAATTGATTGATGCAGAAAAACAGGTACTCTCTTTAGGTGGCGGAGCCTTTATGCAAGAAGCGGTCAGGCAGAAATGTCTGGAAGAGGCAGTCGTGATTTTTCTGGATATGACATTTGCCGCGTGGAAGGAACGGTTCCCGGAATTGATCAGCAGCCGGCCCCTTCTGCAAACAAAGTCGATGGCGGAAATTGAAACCCTGTTTGCTGAGCGTCGTTCATTGTACGACGCTCATCACATCCGGGTTTTGACAGACGAAATCACACCCGAAGAAGCAGCTGAACAAATTTTTCAATCATTGGAGAAGCTGGATCGATAA
- the nrfD gene encoding NrfD/PsrC family molybdoenzyme membrane anchor subunit: MSELINDQSSIRQHKTFRIVVVAAIGVLVALFAYGAVVTLLQGHDAWGTTDEFSWGILISAYVFFAVGCTGICLLSTLGHRDWILKLVFGDTKFTNTAEFESMGIKPIVLAISFMLTAFTVLFFELKYPLNLAIYAVLSPNFQSAFIWMGFLYGIYLLFLILEVVFYLRKSPKALKIASFLAITTGIIATSNLGAVFGTMPGRAYWTAPYLPIFFIFTALLTGAAALMVLYYFHNQKTREEIVPYMSKLLVLFIIVVGIMTVWNLVSGFIGQYPERYEATMNLLFGDLAISFWVFELGIGLLIPLAIVLLTRSPKLLLAAAVMALVGMMFARHNLVTAGQTVLLQPDASTQVYLMSYVPTFVEMSMTIGALGVLLAFYFIMTRLLNKLEKKEKPSEAQKAS; the protein is encoded by the coding sequence ATGAGTGAATTGATTAATGATCAATCAAGCATTCGCCAACATAAAACGTTCCGGATCGTTGTTGTGGCAGCGATTGGTGTCCTGGTGGCATTGTTTGCCTACGGGGCTGTCGTCACACTGCTTCAAGGTCACGATGCCTGGGGCACCACCGATGAATTTTCCTGGGGTATCCTGATTTCCGCCTATGTCTTCTTTGCAGTAGGCTGTACAGGGATCTGTCTCTTATCCACACTGGGCCACCGGGACTGGATTTTGAAACTCGTATTCGGTGATACGAAATTCACCAACACTGCAGAATTCGAAAGCATGGGCATCAAGCCGATCGTCCTTGCCATTTCCTTTATGCTGACGGCTTTCACCGTTCTGTTTTTCGAACTGAAATATCCATTGAATCTTGCCATCTATGCTGTATTGTCACCGAACTTTCAATCCGCCTTTATCTGGATGGGCTTTCTGTACGGCATTTATTTACTCTTCCTGATTCTTGAAGTGGTCTTCTACTTGCGTAAAAGTCCAAAGGCTTTGAAAATCGCTTCCTTCCTGGCTATTACAACCGGAATCATCGCAACCAGTAACCTCGGCGCTGTTTTTGGCACCATGCCGGGACGGGCCTACTGGACCGCACCCTATTTACCGATTTTCTTCATCTTTACTGCCCTGTTAACCGGTGCCGCCGCATTAATGGTTCTGTATTACTTCCATAACCAGAAGACCAGAGAAGAGATTGTACCGTATATGAGTAAACTGCTCGTTTTGTTCATCATCGTCGTCGGTATCATGACCGTCTGGAACCTCGTCAGCGGTTTCATCGGGCAGTATCCGGAACGTTATGAGGCGACCATGAACCTGTTATTCGGTGATCTGGCCATCAGTTTCTGGGTGTTTGAACTCGGTATCGGGTTATTGATCCCGCTAGCGATCGTATTGTTGACCCGTTCACCGAAACTGCTGTTGGCTGCGGCCGTGATGGCCCTTGTCGGCATGATGTTCGCCCGGCATAACCTTGTTACCGCAGGCCAAACCGTTCTTTTACAGCCGGACGCTTCCACTCAGGTTTACCTGATGAGTTACGTACCGACATTTGTTGAAATGAGCATGACGATTGGAGCACTGGGCGTGCTGTTGGCCTTCTACTTCATTATGACAAGGCTCCTCAACAAGCTGGAAAAGAAAGAAAAACCATCGGAAGCTCAAAAAGCCAGCTGA
- a CDS encoding NusG domain II-containing protein → MNEKKKMKRGDFIMLMGAGVVAGGLFLWTGSTDLFRRMTRSDDDPLMAKIEQNGSVTHEIDLTTISEEERIALENDLNVIIEVQPGQIRFQHSDCPDNICVNTGWLTREGHNAVCLPARTVVSVG, encoded by the coding sequence ATGAATGAAAAGAAAAAAATGAAACGCGGGGATTTCATTATGCTGATGGGGGCAGGCGTTGTCGCTGGCGGCTTGTTTCTCTGGACAGGCAGCACCGATCTGTTTCGCCGGATGACCCGCTCGGATGACGATCCACTCATGGCCAAAATCGAACAAAACGGATCAGTCACTCATGAAATTGATCTGACAACGATATCCGAAGAAGAGCGTATTGCATTGGAAAATGATTTAAATGTCATAATCGAAGTTCAGCCTGGTCAGATCCGTTTTCAACACTCTGACTGCCCGGATAATATCTGTGTCAATACCGGCTGGCTGACAAGGGAGGGACACAATGCCGTCTGTTTACCAGCCCGAACCGTCGTCTCCGTCGGATAA